DNA from Gottschalkia purinilytica:
TTCAAATAAGCCTGTTACTGTTAAGATAAGAAAAGGATGGGATGATAATAATCAAAATGCTGTAGAGGTTGCTAAAATAATAGAAGATGCAGGTGCCTCAGCAATAACCGTGCATGGAAGAACTAGAGAGCAATTTTATTCAGGAAAAGCAGACTGGGATATGATAAGAAGAGTTAAAGAAAATATATCTATACCAGTTATAGGAAATGGAGATGTATTTGTACCTGAAGATGGTAAAAAACTTATAGAAGAAACTGGATGTGATGCTATAATGATAGGACGAGGGGCTAGGGGGAATCCTTGGATATTTAAAAGAACCTTACACCTATTAAAAACAGGGGAACTTTTACCTGAACCTTCAGATGAAGAAAAAATAGATGTATGTATAAAGCATCTAAATTTACTATGTACAATTAAAAATGAGAAAATAGCAGTAAAAGAAATGCGAAAACATATAGCCTGGTATATAAAAGGCATGAAAAATTCTGCTGAAATGAGAAACAAGATTAATACGATATCAGATAAAGATGAATTAGAAGAGATTCTTTATAGATATAAACAAAATTCTTAATACTGAAATCTTACTAGTGTTTTTTATTTTATATAATTATAACTAGAGGAATATATTACTATAAAGTTTCATATAATACCTTTACACAATGAATGAAATATAAGGAAAGGGGTATTTTAAAGGATGTCTGGGTGAATTTATAAGAGTGTTAGATGCTGGGTTATATAAGGAATATATATTTAATCAAGGTATTTACAAATATGTTCCTAATAAACTGCTATTGAAACTTCAAAAAAACATTAAGCCTAGAATAGTATGTGAGTATACAAGTAAGAGTAAAAACAAGACTTTAGGATATGGAATAGGAATATCTTTGTCTAGAGAATCAATGTCAGAAGAAAAATATATAAAAAAGATAATAGAGTCTATCAAGAAATTAAAAAACGATAATACTAGATATATTATATTAGATGGAGTTAAAGATATTGATAATGATCATATTAGAATAATAGAAGAAGAAACTAACTTAAGAATACCTAATGGAAGAGATATATTTTTAAAATTTATAACTAAAGTTTTAAATGATATATATGTAGAAAAGCAAGATACTATACAAAATCAAGATATAATTGTTATAAGTGATGGTACAGAAGATGCTAAAAATATAATAATTCAACTAGCTCAACATGTTAAATTTATTGTTGTAAGAGAAAATGATATGACAATAAGTAAGAATTTAGAGGAAGAGGTAATGAATAAAACTGGACTATCAATATATTGTACAAATAATATAAATAAATTTCTTCCCAATACTAATATAGTAGTCAATTTATCGAATGAGAGTATAAATAATATAGATATAAGTAAAATGAGGCAAAATACTATTATAATTGATTCTAGTAGAAATAAAGAATTTAGTAACAATATATTTAAGTTGAGAAAGGACTTACTTATAATAAATGATATTATAGTAAAAAATGAGAATGATATAATGAGTAATGTAAAAGAGTTTAATTTTGCTAAAGAATTAGATACTTCTATTAGTAAAGTCATAAATAATAGTATAAACAATTTAACTATGTCTAAAGTAAAAACATATAGTGGAATTGTTACAATTAAAGAGGCTATTAAATTATATAAGCTTAGTAACTTAAACGTTTCAGTTTTTAACAGAAAATTAGAGTAGACACTGTCTGGACACACTTGACAATGTAGATTTACTAAATTATAATAGTCAACATGAATAAATGGTAAGCACTGTAAATAACTTACGGTGCTTATTAAATTATATATAAAATTAGTATCTAAACAAGTTAGCATTTTAACAAGTTAAATTAAATATAATTAACATACTTATATAAAAAAAGTAGGGTAATTTGACATCTTCTAAATATAAAAGTAATGGAAAGGAGAGAGGGTAATGTTAGAAAAAGAGATCTTTTTAACAAGTGAGGGTCTGAAGAAAATAGAGGAAGAGTTAGATCAATTAAAAACGGTAAGAAGGAAAGAGGTTGCTGAGAGAATAAAGCAAGCTTTAGCTTTTGGAGATATTAGCGAGAATTCAGAATATGACGAAGCAAAAAATGAGCAAGCACAGGTAGAGGAAAGAATCGCAAAGCTAGAAAATATGCTAAGAAATGCTAGAATTATAGATGAAGAAGAAATATCAATAGAAGTTGTAAGTATAGGTTCAAAAGTTACGGTTAAGGATATTGAGTTTGACGAAGAACTTCAATATACAATAGTAGGTTCAGCAGAAGCTGATCCATATGAAGGAAAAATATCTAATGAATCTCCAGTAGGAAGTGCTCTAATAGGAAGAAAAGTAAATGAGATTGTAGAAGTACAAGTTCCTGATGGAGTAATTAAATATGAGATTCTTTCCATAAACAGATAATCTAGGAGGCAAGGCAAATGATAAATGAAGAAAATAACCTTAATGAAATGCTCCTTCTAAGAAGACAAAAAC
Protein-coding regions in this window:
- the dusB gene encoding tRNA dihydrouridine synthase DusB codes for the protein MKIGSLEFEDNVFLAPMAGVTDLTFRLICKEMGVGLLYTEMISSKGLYFNDKKTHELMKIEEKEKPVALQIFGSDPEVMANITNDKLNKIDDFAIVDINMGCPAPKIVKNGDGSALMKTPKLIGRIVKEVVKYSNKPVTVKIRKGWDDNNQNAVEVAKIIEDAGASAITVHGRTREQFYSGKADWDMIRRVKENISIPVIGNGDVFVPEDGKKLIEETGCDAIMIGRGARGNPWIFKRTLHLLKTGELLPEPSDEEKIDVCIKHLNLLCTIKNEKIAVKEMRKHIAWYIKGMKNSAEMRNKINTISDKDELEEILYRYKQNS
- the greA gene encoding transcription elongation factor GreA; translation: MLEKEIFLTSEGLKKIEEELDQLKTVRRKEVAERIKQALAFGDISENSEYDEAKNEQAQVEERIAKLENMLRNARIIDEEEISIEVVSIGSKVTVKDIEFDEELQYTIVGSAEADPYEGKISNESPVGSALIGRKVNEIVEVQVPDGVIKYEILSINR